From the genome of Geobacter sp. SVR, one region includes:
- the dnaA gene encoding chromosomal replication initiator protein DnaA, giving the protein MLEAWQKASENLEKVLSERDYTTWIKPICYSHCDADTVYLTVPTSFFKEWLEEHYRQVLTGALSVTAGKNYAIELLIGETATETLQPEDLIIKAHQEPEQVRAASPESTFTPLNSKYTFDLFVSGTGNQFAHAAAMAVAHNPADTYNPLFIYGGVGLGKSHLLNAIGHTIRNNSPELNVCYCSAEKFMYEMVNALRQKRMEQFRSRFRNLDVLLVDDIQFISGKVGTQEEFFHTFNALYDLHKQIVITSDKFPREISDLEERLRSRFEWGLIADIQPPDLETKIAILKKKSEVTGIKLPEDVIYFLASSDTRNIRELEGMLIRLGAYSSLQSIPITLDMAKESLKDILGDRRKEVTVELIQKVVAEQLGLKVGDMKSNKRLKNLVEARQIAIWLCRDMTKASYPDIGAKFGGKDHSTVIYAAKKIDQALKEDSRLFKTINDIKQQLLK; this is encoded by the coding sequence CGCGATTACACCACGTGGATCAAACCGATCTGTTACAGCCATTGCGATGCCGATACCGTCTATCTTACCGTTCCTACCTCCTTTTTCAAGGAATGGCTGGAGGAACACTACCGTCAGGTTCTGACCGGTGCCCTATCGGTTACTGCCGGTAAAAATTATGCCATCGAGCTGCTGATCGGTGAAACGGCAACCGAAACCCTGCAGCCGGAAGATCTTATCATCAAGGCTCACCAGGAACCGGAACAGGTTCGAGCTGCCTCGCCCGAATCAACCTTCACCCCACTTAATTCCAAATATACGTTCGATCTGTTCGTGAGCGGCACCGGCAACCAGTTTGCCCATGCCGCAGCCATGGCGGTGGCACACAATCCGGCTGATACCTATAATCCGCTGTTCATCTATGGCGGCGTGGGGCTGGGAAAAAGCCATCTGCTGAATGCCATCGGCCACACCATTCGCAACAATTCTCCGGAACTTAACGTCTGCTACTGCTCCGCTGAAAAGTTCATGTACGAGATGGTCAATGCGCTGCGACAGAAACGGATGGAGCAGTTCAGGTCGCGGTTCAGAAACCTTGACGTGCTGCTGGTCGACGATATCCAGTTCATCTCCGGCAAGGTAGGGACCCAGGAGGAGTTTTTCCACACCTTCAATGCCCTGTACGACCTGCATAAGCAGATAGTGATCACTTCCGACAAGTTTCCGAGGGAGATATCGGACCTGGAGGAACGTCTTCGCTCCCGGTTCGAATGGGGTCTTATCGCGGACATCCAGCCCCCGGATCTGGAAACCAAGATCGCAATTTTGAAGAAAAAATCGGAAGTAACCGGCATCAAGCTCCCGGAGGATGTGATTTATTTCCTGGCTTCCAGCGATACCCGCAATATCAGGGAACTGGAGGGCATGCTGATCAGGTTGGGTGCCTACAGCAGCCTGCAAAGCATTCCCATTACTCTGGATATGGCCAAGGAGAGCCTGAAGGATATTCTCGGCGACCGCCGGAAAGAAGTCACGGTAGAACTGATTCAGAAGGTGGTGGCAGAACAGTTGGGCCTCAAGGTGGGAGACATGAAATCCAACAAGAGGCTCAAAAACCTTGTAGAGGCGCGTCAGATCGCCATCTGGTTATGCCGGGACATGACCAAGGCTTCCTATCCCGATATCGGTGCAAAATTCGGAGGCAAAGATCATTCGACCGTCATATATGCCGCCAAAAAGATCGACCAGGCCCTGAAGGAAGATTCACGGCTGTTTAAAACCATTAATGATATAAAGCAGCAGTTGCTCAAATAG
- the dnaN gene encoding DNA polymerase III subunit beta produces the protein MEFRIDKEVFLKSLQKIQGIVEKRTSMPILSNALLEATESTLLVTATDLEVGMKSSYPADIVSPGKITVGAKKLYEIVKELPNQLITFATKDNDWVEIKCGKVHFNIVGLSPEEFPYFPAVKEENLFEIENTLLKDMIEKTSYAICNDDTKYNLNGLFTKVEPAADGSQTLKMVATDGHRLSIANGALKGTAGPELLKGVILPKKGIYELKKITEEDSGNLLFGFMENSAVIKRGDSYMVMRLVDGEFPDYNRVIPTANDRVVTVNKEAFTHSIRRMAILSSEKFKGIMLEISASSIKISSSNPELGDAMEEIDVVYGGEPLAVRFNARYLLDVLAVAETEAIEMKFRDELSPSIIVPEKSDSFLAVIMPMRL, from the coding sequence ATGGAATTCAGAATCGACAAGGAAGTATTCCTCAAGTCATTGCAGAAGATTCAGGGCATCGTTGAAAAACGCACCTCTATGCCTATCCTTTCCAATGCACTGCTGGAAGCGACGGAATCCACCCTGCTCGTTACGGCGACCGACCTGGAAGTAGGAATGAAGAGCAGTTACCCGGCAGACATCGTGTCGCCCGGCAAAATCACCGTCGGTGCCAAAAAACTTTACGAAATCGTCAAGGAACTCCCCAACCAGCTCATTACCTTCGCCACAAAGGACAACGACTGGGTGGAGATTAAATGCGGCAAAGTCCATTTCAACATCGTGGGACTGTCACCGGAAGAATTTCCGTATTTTCCGGCTGTAAAGGAAGAAAACCTTTTCGAGATCGAGAACACTCTCCTGAAGGATATGATTGAAAAGACCTCCTACGCCATCTGCAACGACGATACAAAATACAATCTGAACGGCCTGTTCACCAAGGTGGAACCGGCAGCAGACGGCTCCCAGACCCTGAAGATGGTGGCAACCGACGGACATCGCCTCTCCATAGCCAACGGCGCGCTGAAGGGAACAGCCGGCCCGGAACTCCTCAAAGGGGTAATCCTTCCGAAAAAAGGCATTTACGAACTCAAGAAAATCACCGAAGAAGACAGCGGCAATCTGCTGTTCGGCTTCATGGAAAACAGCGCCGTCATCAAGCGGGGCGATTCCTACATGGTGATGCGCCTGGTGGACGGTGAATTTCCCGATTACAACCGTGTCATACCGACTGCCAACGACCGGGTGGTCACGGTCAACAAAGAGGCTTTCACTCATTCCATCCGCAGGATGGCCATTCTCTCCAGTGAAAAGTTCAAAGGCATCATGCTGGAGATTTCGGCATCCAGCATCAAGATCTCGTCCAGCAATCCGGAACTGGGTGATGCCATGGAAGAGATAGATGTGGTCTATGGCGGAGAACCGCTGGCAGTGCGGTTCAATGCTCGTTATCTGCTGGATGTTCTGGCAGTGGCCGAAACAGAGGCCATAGAAATGAAATTCCGGGACGAGTTGTCACCTTCCATCATCGTACCGGAAAAATCCGACAGCTTCCTGGCAGTGATCATGCCCATGAGGCTATAG
- the recF gene encoding DNA replication/repair protein RecF, translated as MRLKRLAISDFRNIATARIQPGESFNLLYGLNGQGKTNLLEAIYLLSSSRSFRNARLPEFIRHDQSIAHIQGDIESGGSRSTIRLRLESAGRRVEIDGKGVQRASDLHGRLNAVVFSPDDTGMVRLGPDHRRRYLDRAVYMGDIGYLHCWHGYHRILKQRNHLLKSADRSGLETWTEKLAEAGAEVIERRLRFTAQLDRMLQCHYATISGSAETAGISYQPEGVQATGREAIRNELLELFERHARSDERYATTTAGPHRDDLKLSLNGRPLKAFGSQGQQKSFVLALKMAEMDNLQSIFGEPPLLLLDDMSSELDSERNRNLMEFLTSREIQVFITTTERSPALIGTKARCAVFRMEGGNLTHEGNEPHE; from the coding sequence ATGCGCCTCAAACGTCTTGCCATTTCCGATTTTCGCAACATAGCGACGGCACGCATACAACCGGGTGAATCTTTCAACCTGTTGTACGGCCTTAACGGTCAGGGCAAGACCAATCTGTTGGAGGCGATCTACCTGCTGAGCAGCTCCCGCTCCTTTCGAAATGCCCGCCTGCCCGAGTTCATCCGGCATGATCAGAGCATCGCACATATCCAGGGAGATATAGAATCGGGAGGCAGCCGGAGCACGATCAGGCTGAGGCTGGAATCTGCCGGACGGCGGGTGGAGATAGACGGCAAGGGGGTCCAGCGGGCATCGGACCTGCACGGACGACTGAATGCAGTGGTATTTTCCCCGGACGATACCGGCATGGTCAGACTTGGTCCCGATCACCGCCGGCGCTACCTCGACCGGGCAGTTTACATGGGTGATATCGGGTATCTGCATTGCTGGCACGGGTACCACAGGATTCTCAAGCAGCGTAACCATCTGCTGAAAAGCGCCGACAGAAGCGGGCTGGAAACCTGGACCGAAAAACTGGCCGAAGCGGGAGCCGAAGTGATAGAGAGGCGCCTGCGCTTTACGGCACAACTCGACCGGATGCTGCAGTGTCACTATGCCACTATTTCCGGTTCTGCCGAGACAGCCGGCATCAGTTACCAGCCGGAAGGGGTCCAGGCCACCGGGCGGGAAGCCATTCGTAACGAACTGCTGGAGCTGTTCGAACGGCATGCACGCAGCGATGAGCGCTATGCCACCACAACAGCGGGACCGCACCGGGACGACCTGAAACTATCCTTGAACGGCCGGCCGCTCAAGGCATTCGGATCACAGGGGCAACAGAAGAGTTTCGTGCTGGCCCTGAAGATGGCGGAGATGGATAACCTGCAGAGCATTTTCGGTGAACCGCCGCTGCTGCTGTTGGATGACATGAGCTCTGAGCTTGATTCCGAGAGAAATCGCAACCTGATGGAATTCCTGACTTCCCGGGAGATTCAAGTGTTTATTACCACCACCGAACGATCACCTGCACTGATCGGCACTAAAGCACGCTGCGCCGTCTTCCGCATGGAAGGGGGCAATCTGACGCATGAAGGAAACGAACCGCATGAGTGA
- the gyrB gene encoding DNA topoisomerase (ATP-hydrolyzing) subunit B has protein sequence MSEQANMTHTASEEYGADSIKVLEGLAAVRKRPAMYIGSTSSAGLHHLVYEIVDNAIDEALAGYCDNVDVTINTDGSVTVVDNGRGIPTDMMASEGKSAAEVVLTVLHAGGKFDNESYKVSGGLHGVGVSVVNALSKWLELEIRRDGKVWRQSYRRGDPLAPLEVTGETKKRGTKITFMPDEEIFETTEYSFDILSQRLRELAFLNAGVRIRITDERVENKSHEFYYEGGINSFVEYLNRNKTALHPKPIYIKGEKGGVETEVSMQYNDSYDEKVFTFANNINTHEGGTHLAGFKAALTRTMNSYAAANNLLKNAKVSISGDDLREGMTCVISVKIPQPQFEGQTKTKLGNSEVKGYVETLMNEKLAQFLEENPQVAKRILEKSIEAARAREAARKARDLTRRKGALDMGGLPGKLADCQEKDPALCELYLVEGDSAGGSAKQGRDRKFQAILPLKGKILNVEKARFDKMISSQEIRTLITALGTGIGKDDFDIAKLRYHRIIVMTDADVDGSHILTLLLTFFYRNMHELIQRGHLYIAQPPLYKVKRGKKEMYLRNEHALQNFLLEEGAEELTLKLEKGERVYIGKQIIPVIKQFIENRAIFDKVVKKGIAADLLSIMVRANVPAGVEELSGLTAYLEAMKVLSPGSDYQIEEERIAFRIGNIRAIIDQQALAVLSTHEYELLVENHRRVVETMADGRAFLSLQDGGKLLLETANHEELLAFFLEQAKKGLAIQRYKGLGEMNPEQLWETTMNPENRVLLQVKIEDAVESDEIFTILMGDQVEPRRDFIEQNALNVVNLDI, from the coding sequence ATGAGTGAACAGGCAAATATGACACACACCGCTTCGGAAGAATATGGCGCCGACAGCATCAAGGTTCTGGAAGGGCTGGCAGCGGTACGCAAACGCCCGGCCATGTACATCGGCTCCACCTCCAGCGCCGGGCTTCATCACCTGGTGTATGAGATCGTGGACAACGCGATCGACGAGGCCCTGGCCGGTTACTGTGACAATGTCGACGTGACCATCAACACCGACGGGTCGGTGACGGTCGTGGACAACGGCCGCGGCATTCCTACGGATATGATGGCCAGCGAGGGAAAATCGGCCGCCGAGGTTGTCCTGACCGTGCTGCACGCCGGCGGCAAGTTCGACAACGAATCCTACAAGGTTTCCGGCGGTCTGCACGGGGTGGGGGTCTCGGTGGTCAACGCCCTTTCCAAATGGCTTGAACTGGAGATCCGCCGCGACGGCAAGGTCTGGCGTCAATCCTATCGCCGCGGTGACCCCCTGGCGCCGCTGGAAGTGACCGGCGAGACCAAGAAGCGCGGCACCAAGATCACCTTCATGCCGGACGAGGAGATCTTCGAAACCACGGAATACTCCTTTGACATCCTGTCCCAGCGGCTGCGCGAACTGGCCTTCCTCAATGCCGGCGTGCGCATCCGGATCACCGACGAACGAGTGGAAAACAAATCTCACGAGTTCTACTACGAGGGGGGCATCAACTCCTTCGTCGAATACTTGAACCGCAACAAGACCGCCCTGCATCCCAAGCCGATCTATATCAAGGGTGAAAAAGGGGGAGTGGAGACGGAAGTCTCCATGCAGTACAACGATTCCTACGACGAGAAGGTGTTCACCTTTGCCAACAATATCAACACCCATGAGGGGGGTACCCACCTGGCAGGGTTCAAGGCGGCCCTGACCCGCACCATGAACAGCTATGCGGCGGCCAACAACCTGCTCAAAAACGCCAAGGTATCCATCTCGGGCGATGACCTGCGCGAGGGGATGACCTGCGTCATCTCGGTCAAGATCCCCCAGCCGCAGTTCGAGGGGCAGACCAAGACCAAGCTCGGCAACTCCGAGGTCAAGGGCTATGTCGAAACACTGATGAACGAAAAGCTGGCCCAGTTCCTGGAAGAGAATCCCCAGGTTGCCAAGCGGATCCTGGAGAAATCGATTGAGGCGGCCCGGGCTCGTGAAGCGGCCCGTAAGGCCCGCGACCTGACCCGCCGCAAGGGAGCCCTGGATATGGGGGGGCTGCCGGGCAAACTGGCCGACTGCCAGGAGAAGGACCCGGCTTTGTGCGAACTGTACCTGGTGGAGGGCGATTCGGCCGGCGGCTCGGCCAAGCAGGGGCGCGACCGCAAGTTCCAGGCGATCCTGCCGCTCAAGGGTAAGATCCTTAATGTCGAAAAGGCGCGCTTCGACAAGATGATCTCCTCGCAGGAGATCCGCACCCTGATCACCGCTCTTGGAACCGGCATTGGCAAGGATGATTTCGATATTGCCAAGCTGCGCTACCACCGCATCATCGTCATGACCGACGCCGACGTGGACGGCTCCCATATCCTGACGCTGCTGTTGACCTTCTTCTACCGCAACATGCACGAGCTGATCCAGCGCGGGCATCTCTACATCGCCCAGCCGCCGTTGTACAAGGTCAAGCGCGGCAAAAAGGAGATGTACCTGAGGAATGAGCACGCCCTGCAGAACTTCCTGCTGGAAGAGGGGGCCGAGGAACTGACCCTGAAACTGGAGAAGGGAGAGCGGGTCTACATCGGCAAGCAGATCATCCCGGTCATCAAGCAGTTCATCGAGAACCGGGCGATCTTCGACAAGGTGGTCAAAAAAGGGATCGCCGCGGACCTGCTCTCGATCATGGTGCGGGCCAACGTGCCGGCCGGGGTGGAGGAACTCTCCGGGCTGACAGCCTACCTGGAGGCGATGAAGGTGCTCTCCCCCGGCTCCGATTATCAGATCGAGGAGGAGCGCATCGCCTTCCGCATCGGCAACATCCGCGCCATCATCGATCAGCAGGCCCTGGCCGTACTGTCGACCCACGAGTACGAGCTCCTGGTGGAGAACCACCGCCGCGTGGTGGAGACCATGGCCGACGGCCGTGCCTTCCTTTCGCTGCAGGATGGCGGTAAGCTGCTTCTGGAAACGGCCAATCACGAGGAGCTTTTGGCGTTCTTCCTGGAGCAGGCCAAAAAGGGCTTGGCCATCCAGCGCTACAAAGGTCTCGGCGAGATGAACCCCGAGCAGCTCTGGGAAACCACCATGAATCCGGAAAACCGCGTGCTCCTGCAGGTCAAGATCGAAGATGCGGTCGAATCGGACGAGATTTTTACGATCCTGATGGGGGACCAGGTCGAGCCGCGCCGCGATTTCATCGAGCAGAACGCCTTGAACGTGGTCAATCTGGATATTTAA
- the gyrA gene encoding DNA gyrase subunit A, with product MLNNTSNSKVAVNIEDEMKRSYMDYAMSVIIGRALPDVRDGLKPVHRRCLYAMYDMGNDYNKPYKKSARVVGDVIGKYHPHGDTAAYDTIVRMAQDFSLRYMLVDGQGNFGSVDGDSPAAMRYTEIRLRQLSHELLTDLDKETVNMVPNYNDELLEPTVLPSKFPNLLVNGSTGIAVGMATNIPPHNLAEVINGIIATIHNPELSFEELLALVPGPDFPTGATIYGRQGIRDAYATGRGIIQIRAKAHIEAAKKSERQSIVITELPYQVNKARLIEKIAELVKEKKVEGITEIRDESDREGMRVVIEVKRDENAEVLLNQLYKQTQLQTSFGIIMLAIVHNRPRVLTLREMMDCFVDHRREVVTRRTNFELKKALARAHILEGLKIALDWLDAVIELIRASKTPPEAKQGLMEGIFADPAYLAKLNLPRPAGYEEEVRLSEIQAQAILEMRLQRLTGLERDKILAEYDEILKLIARLREILSSDTEILKIIVGELTDIRDKFGDKRRSEIVDKSADISLEDTIEDEEMVVTISHTGYIKRSAVDLYRSQRRGGKGKTGMKTKEEDFVEQLFIASTKDYLLCFTDAGRMYWLKVYEIPEGSRTTKGKAVVNLVNVGMEEKITTILPVKEFAENAYLFMATKNGVVKKTPLVEYSNVRSGGIIAVKLDDGDKLISVALTDGTKDVFLATRNGKAIRFNEEDARPMGRVTRGVRGMTLSDDDKVIGMEIVDNAAVGSTIFTVCENGYGKRTDLDEYRDQSRGGKGIITIKTTDRNGSVVNVMQVADDNDLMVITDQGKILRVPVSGFSVIGRNTQGVRLITTEEKEKVVAVARLAEKEEDEEEEISG from the coding sequence ATGCTCAACAACACATCCAACAGCAAGGTAGCCGTCAATATCGAAGACGAGATGAAACGTTCTTACATGGATTACGCCATGTCGGTCATCATCGGCCGTGCCCTACCCGACGTGCGCGACGGTCTCAAGCCGGTGCACCGGCGCTGCCTGTATGCCATGTATGACATGGGCAACGACTACAACAAGCCCTACAAGAAGTCGGCCCGTGTTGTCGGTGATGTCATCGGTAAGTATCACCCCCACGGCGACACTGCTGCCTACGACACCATCGTCCGCATGGCGCAGGACTTTTCGCTGCGCTACATGCTGGTGGACGGCCAGGGCAACTTCGGCTCGGTGGACGGCGACTCGCCGGCTGCCATGCGTTATACCGAGATCCGTCTGCGTCAGCTTTCCCACGAGCTCCTGACCGACCTGGACAAAGAAACCGTCAACATGGTCCCCAACTACAACGACGAGTTGTTGGAACCGACCGTGCTCCCTTCCAAGTTCCCCAACCTGTTGGTCAACGGCTCAACCGGCATCGCCGTCGGCATGGCCACCAACATCCCGCCGCACAACCTGGCGGAGGTTATCAACGGGATCATAGCGACCATTCACAATCCGGAACTTTCCTTCGAGGAGTTGCTGGCGCTGGTGCCGGGGCCTGATTTCCCGACCGGTGCCACAATCTACGGCCGCCAGGGGATTCGCGATGCCTATGCCACCGGCCGCGGCATCATCCAGATCCGCGCCAAGGCGCATATCGAGGCGGCCAAGAAGTCCGAGCGCCAGTCGATCGTCATTACCGAGCTCCCCTACCAGGTCAACAAGGCCCGCCTGATCGAGAAAATCGCCGAGCTGGTCAAGGAGAAGAAGGTCGAGGGGATCACCGAAATCCGCGACGAGTCCGACCGCGAGGGTATGCGGGTCGTTATCGAGGTCAAGCGTGACGAGAATGCCGAGGTGCTGCTCAACCAGCTTTACAAGCAGACCCAGCTGCAGACCTCCTTCGGTATCATCATGCTGGCCATCGTGCATAACCGTCCGCGCGTCTTGACCTTGCGGGAGATGATGGACTGCTTCGTCGACCACCGTCGCGAGGTGGTTACCCGCCGCACCAATTTTGAATTGAAAAAGGCTTTGGCCAGAGCCCATATCCTGGAAGGTCTCAAGATCGCCCTGGACTGGCTGGATGCGGTCATTGAGCTGATCCGCGCCTCCAAGACCCCGCCTGAAGCCAAGCAGGGACTCATGGAGGGGATCTTTGCCGATCCCGCCTACCTGGCAAAACTGAACCTGCCCCGTCCCGCCGGATACGAAGAGGAGGTCAGGCTCTCCGAGATCCAGGCCCAGGCCATCCTGGAGATGCGCCTGCAGCGCCTGACCGGTCTGGAGCGGGACAAGATTCTGGCTGAATACGACGAGATCCTCAAGTTGATTGCCCGTCTGCGCGAGATTCTCTCTTCGGATACCGAAATCCTCAAGATCATCGTCGGCGAGTTGACCGACATCCGGGACAAGTTCGGCGACAAGCGCCGCTCCGAGATCGTCGACAAGAGCGCCGACATCTCCCTGGAGGATACCATCGAGGATGAGGAGATGGTGGTGACCATCTCCCACACCGGGTACATCAAGCGCAGCGCCGTCGATCTCTACCGCTCCCAGCGCCGGGGGGGCAAGGGCAAGACCGGCATGAAGACCAAGGAAGAGGATTTTGTCGAGCAGCTCTTCATCGCCTCCACCAAGGATTATCTGCTCTGTTTCACCGATGCCGGGCGCATGTACTGGCTCAAGGTCTACGAGATACCGGAGGGGAGCCGCACCACCAAGGGCAAGGCAGTGGTCAACCTGGTCAATGTCGGCATGGAGGAGAAGATCACCACGATTCTGCCGGTCAAGGAATTCGCCGAGAACGCCTACCTGTTCATGGCCACCAAAAACGGGGTCGTCAAGAAGACGCCGTTGGTGGAATATTCCAACGTGCGCAGTGGTGGCATCATTGCGGTGAAGCTCGATGATGGCGACAAGCTGATTTCCGTGGCCCTGACCGATGGCACCAAGGATGTGTTCCTGGCCACCCGGAACGGCAAGGCCATCCGCTTCAACGAGGAAGATGCCCGCCCCATGGGCCGTGTCACCCGCGGGGTGCGCGGCATGACCCTCAGCGATGATGACAAGGTCATCGGCATGGAGATCGTCGACAACGCCGCCGTGGGCTCGACCATCTTTACCGTCTGCGAGAACGGCTACGGCAAGCGCACCGACCTGGATGAGTACCGCGACCAATCGCGCGGCGGCAAGGGCATCATCACCATCAAGACCACCGACCGCAACGGCAGCGTGGTCAATGTCATGCAGGTGGCCGACGACAACGACCTGATGGTGATCACCGACCAGGGCAAGATCCTGCGAGTGCCGGTATCTGGTTTCTCCGTAATCGGCCGCAATACCCAAGGGGTACGCCTGATCACGACCGAGGAGAAGGAAAAGGTGGTGGCAGTGGCGCGGCTGGCCGAGAAGGAAGAGGATGAAGAGGAGGAAATTTCAGGTTAA